The sequence below is a genomic window from Dyadobacter chenwenxiniae.
GGTTTTGTTGCTCAATTCGATGGATGAAAATGACTTGGCAAGAACCTACACGCATCCTGTAACCGGCCGCGTTATCCGCCTCGACGAAGTGATTGCCAATTACGCATGGCACAGCGAACATCATTATCAGCATGCATTTCAGCTCGCGGCCAGGAACAATTGGTAAAAACAGGCTGTTAGTAAAGCATGGTACAGCAGATCATCATATTAGTCCTTTTCCTTACAGCAGTCGGTTTCATGGGCTGGCGTGTCTGGAAAGCATTCGACAAGCGAAATGGCGGCGGATGCGCGAAGGGATGCGGGTGTGCGGCGGATAAAGCGATGACTGCGAAGCATTCGTAACACATTCCAGGAGGCTCCTCCGGAGCCGCACCTTAAATAACAAAATAATTTGCTAGAAACAGGTAGCCGCTCTGCGGCTTTTTTGGCGTTTCGGAAACAGGGAATGCCCCTGACATCGGCTAACGCCATGCCAGGGGCATTCCCTGTTTCTAGAAAACGTATTATTCCCGATTCCAAAGCTCCGGAGGAGCTCCCTGTTTAGAACGCTCCCTTCTTGATATCCTCCACAACCGCTGGATCCAACAATGTGGATGTGTCACCCAGATTGTTCATATCACCTTCCGAAATCTTTCTTAAAATCCGACGCATGATTTTGCCTGAACGCGTTTTTGGTAAGCCTGTTACAAACTGAACTTTATCCGGTTTAGCGATCGGTCCGATAATGCGCGAAACTGTGGCGGCAATGTCTTTTCTGAACATTTCAGGATCATCCGGTTCGTGTTCGGCGATGACATAGGCGTAAATTCCTTGTCCTTTGATGTCGTGCGCGTAACCAACGACAGCAGATTCAACCACACCCAAGTGCATATTAATGGCATTCTCAACTTCCGCTGTGCCAATTCGGTGTCCCGAAACATTTAAAACATCATCGACGCGTCCCGTAATGCGGTAATAACCGTCTTCATCGCGCAAACATCCGTCTCCTGTAAAATACATGCCCGGATAGGCCGAAAAATAGGTTTGTTTCGCACGCTCATGGTCGCCGTATGTGGTGCGGATAATGCCTGGCCACGGGAATTTCACACAAAGGTTGCCGCTAACCCCGTTCCCTTCAATTTCTTTTCCGTTTTCATCCACCAAAACCGGCTGAATGCCCGGCAGCGGCAATGTCGCGAATGTCGGCTTCTCAGGCGTAATCCCAGCCAGCGGCGAGATCATGATGCCGCCTGTTTCCGTCTGCCACCACGTATCGACAAGCGGACAATGGTCATGGCCAATGTTGGTTTTGAACCAATGCCAGGCTTCTTCGTTGATCGGCTCCCCTACTGAACCCAGTTTTGTAAGCGACGAAAGGTCATGTTTTTTGACAAAATCCAAACCAAAACTCATCAGCGAACGAATGGCTGTCGGGGCTGTATAAAGAATATTAACCTTATGTTTGGCAATAATTTCCCAGAAACGACCCGCATCCGGATAAGTAGGAACGCCTTCAAAAATCACCGAAGTAGCCCCATAGCAAAGCGGTCCGTAAACGATGTAGCTGTGACCCGTGATCCAGCCAATGTCGGCCGTGCAGAAATGAATTTCACCAGGTTCATACTGAAAGACATTCGCAAACGTGTAGGTCGCATAAACCATGTAACCGCCGCATGTATGCACAACTCCTTTAGGCTTACCCGTTGAACCCGACGTATAAAGAATAAATAATGTATCCTCCGCATCCATGGGCTCGGCCGGACATACGGAATCCACGTGTTTCACTTCCTCTTCCCACCAAAGATCGCGACCTTTCAGCATGGAAACCGGCGTCCGCGTGCGCGTCATCACGATCACATGTTTTACGCTGTGACATTGATCCAGAGCCGCATCAACGGTTTCTTTCATCGGGATCACTTTGGATCCGCGGAAAGCACCGTCGGAAGTAATCACCATATTACACTCGGCATCATTAATGCGGTCGGCAATGGATTTGGCAGAAAAACCACCGAAAACAACAGAATGGATCGCGCCAATGCGTGCACAAGCAAGCACTGCTACTGTGAGCTCGGGCACCATGGGCAGATATATGCAGACGCGGTCCCCCTTTTTTACGCCATGTTTTTTCAGGACATTGGCAAAACGGCAAACCCGGTCGTATAAAACGCGATATGTAATAGTTACCGATTTGTCTTCAGGATCGTTTGATTCCCAGATAATGGCAGGCTGATCGCCTCTTTCTGCAAGATGCCTGTCCAGTGCATTCTCGGTAATGTTGAGCTCTCCGCCTTCAAACCACTTCACATTTGCTTCACTGAAGTCCCAGCTCAGGACTTTTTTCCATGGTTTGCGCCACTGAAATTGTTGGGCAACTTCTGCCCAGAAACCTTCGGGATCTTCTACACTTTGTTTGTAGGCAGCCTGATACGCTTCAAAGGTCTTAATTTTCATGATAAATAAAGGTTAGACTTAGGGATTAAGGGATATGAGGCGACAATTTATAATTTTCATTTGGTTAGTCCTACTTAATGCAAAACAGAAAATACAGTACAAAAACTGCATTACGTTGATAATCAATGGCAAGCCGGACGTCATTTAGCCGGAGGATTTTTAATATTCTGTAATGT
It includes:
- a CDS encoding FeoB-associated Cys-rich membrane protein codes for the protein MVQQIIILVLFLTAVGFMGWRVWKAFDKRNGGGCAKGCGCAADKAMTAKHS
- the acs gene encoding acetate--CoA ligase; this encodes MKIKTFEAYQAAYKQSVEDPEGFWAEVAQQFQWRKPWKKVLSWDFSEANVKWFEGGELNITENALDRHLAERGDQPAIIWESNDPEDKSVTITYRVLYDRVCRFANVLKKHGVKKGDRVCIYLPMVPELTVAVLACARIGAIHSVVFGGFSAKSIADRINDAECNMVITSDGAFRGSKVIPMKETVDAALDQCHSVKHVIVMTRTRTPVSMLKGRDLWWEEEVKHVDSVCPAEPMDAEDTLFILYTSGSTGKPKGVVHTCGGYMVYATYTFANVFQYEPGEIHFCTADIGWITGHSYIVYGPLCYGATSVIFEGVPTYPDAGRFWEIIAKHKVNILYTAPTAIRSLMSFGLDFVKKHDLSSLTKLGSVGEPINEEAWHWFKTNIGHDHCPLVDTWWQTETGGIMISPLAGITPEKPTFATLPLPGIQPVLVDENGKEIEGNGVSGNLCVKFPWPGIIRTTYGDHERAKQTYFSAYPGMYFTGDGCLRDEDGYYRITGRVDDVLNVSGHRIGTAEVENAINMHLGVVESAVVGYAHDIKGQGIYAYVIAEHEPDDPEMFRKDIAATVSRIIGPIAKPDKVQFVTGLPKTRSGKIMRRILRKISEGDMNNLGDTSTLLDPAVVEDIKKGAF